The following proteins are co-located in the Castanea sativa cultivar Marrone di Chiusa Pesio chromosome 8, ASM4071231v1 genome:
- the LOC142605690 gene encoding uncharacterized protein LOC142605690, translating to MEKTREFLELSSEESESVSRLPIHPHRVGHEPSFYEDFALRGIRVDRVEPGLVSCTFKVPRRLTDRTGKLASGAIANLVDEVGGAVVHVEGLPMNVSVDMSISFLSTAKLDDELELTSRVLGRKGGYSGTVVLIKNKATGELIAEGRHSLFGKHASKL from the exons atggaaaagactAGAGAGTTTCTGGAACTGAGTTCGGAAGAATCGGAGAGCGTGTCGCGACTCCCCATCCACCCTCACCGAGTCGGCCACGAACCGAGTTTCTACGAGGACTTTGCCCTCCGAGGAATCCGAGTCGACCGAGTCGAACCCGGCTTAGTGTCCTGTACTTTCAAAGTCCCTCGTCGCCTCACT GATAGGACTGGAAAGTTGGCTTCAGGTGCAATTGCAAACCTTGTTGATGAAGTTGGTGGTGCTGTTGTCCATGTCGAGGGTCTCCCCATGAATGTTTCAGTGGACATGTCAATCTCATTTCTTTCAACCGCGAAGCTTGAT GATGAGTTAGAGCTTACCTCAAGGGTTTTAGGACGAAAAGGTGGTTACTCTGGAACAGTCGTGCTTATAAAGAACAAAGCAACAGGGGAGCTTATTGCTGAAGGTCGGCATTCATTGTTTGGTAAACATGCCAGCAAACTCTAA